A single region of the Rhizobium sp. NLR16a genome encodes:
- a CDS encoding right-handed parallel beta-helix repeat-containing protein, producing the protein MTVYYVNSVTGSDHNSGTGESSAFATLSAVEALKLNPGDSVLLAAGSVFNEQFDLKYSGTVSAPITIGSYGIGDAPVIHSSNNGIHGSKASNIIVENIKIADTGANAIYAGSVSNWIVRNVEVSNTGQAGKAGSLSFQSSQNITIENSTLTGVHADGIWMDKVKGVTLVNNTVTNSQGSVADAIQLNNSSNILIKDNHLEQTETNSAKGVLVLIRAQDAVVEGNTLVGGGFGLSAQAGTNIAIHDNDISGYGGYSWSYGIGLGDSGDAKNYDISGNYLHDGVYGVLVSAVGNPAYVRENIIVHDNVFDDLTASALKVDRSASGSFYDNVIDSSVSTLTMPAAIAAQNTFSIGENKTLEQAQAELDSAAGSASGDTSSSNEQTPVAPVSEHVEVPAPQVGSPAPSMETPATTAPAAVVPKIVAVHDSLKIAEDTGSAYHGNLLDNDNAINGTILLRRFGDSAVDKHGLTLTGKYGVIHVESDGDYSYTVDATKLAGLSGKVSEFFQYKISDGASHIDTDSLSVSINVDAFHSSHASHVLA; encoded by the coding sequence ATGACCGTCTATTACGTGAATTCAGTAACAGGATCCGACCATAACAGCGGAACCGGTGAAAGTTCAGCCTTTGCGACGTTGTCCGCTGTGGAAGCCTTAAAACTAAATCCTGGCGACAGCGTGCTGCTTGCTGCCGGAAGCGTCTTCAACGAACAGTTCGACCTGAAATATTCCGGCACTGTCAGCGCTCCGATCACCATCGGCAGCTATGGCATCGGTGATGCGCCGGTCATTCACAGCAGCAATAACGGGATACACGGTTCCAAGGCTTCGAACATCATTGTCGAGAACATCAAGATCGCCGATACTGGCGCCAACGCGATCTATGCAGGGAGTGTATCGAACTGGATCGTCCGCAACGTCGAGGTCTCGAATACCGGTCAGGCCGGAAAGGCCGGCTCGCTCAGCTTCCAAAGCAGCCAGAACATCACGATCGAGAATAGCACCCTGACCGGTGTGCATGCCGATGGCATTTGGATGGATAAGGTCAAGGGCGTCACCCTCGTCAACAATACCGTTACCAACAGTCAGGGGAGCGTGGCTGACGCCATTCAGCTCAACAACAGCAGCAATATCCTGATCAAGGACAATCATCTCGAGCAGACGGAAACCAATAGCGCCAAGGGCGTCCTGGTGCTGATCCGGGCTCAAGATGCCGTGGTTGAGGGCAATACCCTTGTCGGCGGCGGTTTCGGGCTGAGCGCTCAGGCGGGCACGAACATCGCCATCCATGACAACGACATCTCTGGATATGGCGGCTACAGTTGGTCGTACGGCATCGGTCTTGGCGACTCCGGCGATGCGAAAAATTACGATATTAGCGGAAATTACCTGCACGACGGCGTCTACGGCGTCCTGGTCAGCGCTGTCGGCAATCCCGCCTATGTCCGCGAGAACATCATTGTCCACGACAATGTCTTCGACGACCTGACCGCGTCGGCACTGAAGGTCGACAGGTCTGCATCAGGCTCCTTCTATGACAATGTCATCGATAGTTCGGTGTCGACGCTGACGATGCCCGCTGCAATCGCTGCGCAGAACACGTTCTCCATCGGTGAAAACAAGACGCTCGAACAAGCGCAGGCCGAGCTTGACAGCGCAGCGGGCAGCGCGAGCGGCGACACGTCGTCGAGCAATGAGCAGACTCCTGTCGCACCGGTTTCCGAGCATGTGGAGGTACCGGCGCCTCAGGTAGGTTCTCCGGCGCCCAGCATGGAAACGCCGGCCACGACCGCGCCTGCAGCGGTCGTTCCGAAAATTGTTGCGGTCCACGATAGCTTGAAGATCGCGGAAGATACCGGCAGTGCCTATCACGGAAATCTGCTTGATAACGACAATGCGATTAACGGCACAATACTGCTTCGCCGCTTCGGTGACAGCGCGGTGGACAAGCACGGCCTGACGCTGACCGGAAAATACGGCGTCATCCACGTCGAAAGCGACGGCGATTATAGTTATACGGTCGATGCCACCAAACTCGCAGGCCTCAGCGGCAAAGTCAGTGAGTTCTTCCAATACAAAATCTCCGATGGCGCTTCCCATATCGATACCGACAGCTTGAGCGTGTCGATCAACGTCGACGCATTCCATAGCAGTCACGCCTCGCACGTCCTGGCGTGA
- a CDS encoding HlyD family type I secretion periplasmic adaptor subunit: MSKVISESKRSLNRHVAVVGALSIALVCGIGGWAATTELSSAVIGEGVVVVDGDVKKIQHLTGGIVSELLVSENEHVSAGQVLIRLDGTATRAQLSIVESTLAQLYARRARLKAERIGAESFEVEENLSDLTSSTAAQQLLDGERKLFDSRRSALTGMKSQLASRKDQLGEQIKGLVVQINATSDSLGLIEQELEAVDVLYKKGLVTLQRLNTLKRARADLQGNSGQEIAAKAEAEGKAIEIDRQSIQLDEDRRSEIAKDLTDVEAQIAENEERRGTALDQLRRLDITAPLSGRVHELSVHTVNGVIEAGQTLGLVVPENDDLTVQAKVATRDIDQVHVGQSVDVRFSAFDQRTTPDVQAVITSIAPDIVKDERTGISYYPLRVKPEAQSIAKLKSIKLYPGMPAEVFIKIGDRTVISYLTKPLTDQMQHVFREE, encoded by the coding sequence GTGAGCAAAGTTATTAGTGAATCCAAACGCTCCCTCAATCGCCATGTGGCGGTTGTCGGCGCGCTCTCCATTGCGTTGGTTTGCGGCATTGGCGGTTGGGCGGCGACGACGGAACTTTCCAGCGCCGTCATCGGCGAAGGCGTCGTTGTCGTCGACGGCGACGTCAAGAAGATCCAGCATCTGACGGGCGGCATCGTCTCGGAACTTCTGGTCTCCGAAAACGAGCATGTGTCGGCCGGACAGGTTTTGATACGGCTTGATGGAACGGCGACAAGAGCACAGCTGTCGATTGTCGAGAGCACGCTTGCTCAGCTTTATGCGCGCCGCGCCCGCCTGAAGGCGGAGCGGATTGGCGCCGAGTCGTTCGAAGTCGAAGAAAACCTCAGCGATCTGACATCCAGCACCGCGGCGCAGCAGCTGCTCGACGGCGAGCGAAAGTTGTTCGACAGCCGCAGATCGGCGCTGACCGGAATGAAGAGCCAGCTGGCGTCGCGCAAGGATCAACTGGGCGAGCAGATCAAGGGCTTGGTCGTTCAGATTAACGCCACAAGCGATTCCCTCGGCTTAATCGAACAGGAGCTCGAAGCCGTCGATGTTCTCTACAAGAAGGGTCTGGTCACGCTTCAGCGTTTGAATACGCTCAAGCGCGCCCGCGCCGATCTCCAGGGTAACAGCGGTCAGGAAATCGCTGCAAAGGCAGAGGCCGAGGGCAAGGCGATCGAAATCGACCGACAGTCGATTCAGCTGGATGAGGATCGCCGTTCGGAGATCGCAAAGGACCTGACCGATGTCGAAGCGCAGATCGCCGAAAATGAGGAGCGCCGCGGCACTGCGCTCGATCAACTCCGCCGTCTCGACATCACCGCGCCGCTCAGCGGCCGCGTTCACGAATTGTCGGTGCACACCGTCAATGGCGTTATCGAAGCCGGTCAGACGCTGGGGCTCGTCGTTCCCGAAAATGACGATCTTACCGTCCAGGCGAAGGTCGCCACCCGCGATATCGACCAGGTCCATGTCGGCCAATCCGTCGATGTGCGTTTCAGCGCTTTTGATCAGCGCACGACGCCCGATGTGCAGGCGGTGATCACCTCAATTGCGCCTGATATCGTCAAGGATGAGCGGACGGGGATCAGCTACTATCCACTGCGCGTCAAGCCGGAGGCTCAAAGTATCGCGAAGCTGAAATCGATAAAGCTCTATCCCGGCATGCCGGCCGAAGTCTTTATCAAGATCGGCGACCGGACCGTCATCTCTTATCTCACAAAACCTCTGACCGATCAGATGCAGCACGTATTTCGTGAGGAGTGA
- a CDS encoding Ig-like domain-containing protein, with amino-acid sequence MAIHATDDTATFLETDVISGNLLSNDTSDGNLFLRAFDHQSVGAKQGNNQITAIAGDYGTFYVKPDGSYTYVLSDAAKVGFTAGETLHERVSYKISDGAGHTDFGLFTLNIQGVTQVKPIAVDDHLSFNEGDAIAGNLLTNDIPGDNGHLFLRQFANTSVNGDPTATTNIAGTYGTFHVKADGSFTYDLASDIAPGDHITETIQYYKISDGEGHTDVGILTLNITGTDVVSGATV; translated from the coding sequence ATGGCTATTCACGCAACCGACGATACTGCAACATTTCTGGAAACCGACGTCATTTCCGGGAACCTGCTCAGCAACGACACATCCGATGGCAACCTTTTCCTTCGCGCCTTCGACCACCAGAGCGTTGGTGCCAAGCAGGGCAACAATCAGATTACCGCAATCGCAGGCGACTACGGAACGTTCTACGTCAAGCCGGACGGAAGCTATACTTACGTATTGAGTGACGCTGCAAAGGTCGGCTTCACCGCCGGTGAGACGCTCCACGAACGGGTTTCCTACAAGATCTCCGATGGCGCCGGCCATACCGATTTCGGCCTATTCACGCTGAATATCCAGGGTGTCACCCAGGTAAAGCCGATTGCTGTTGACGACCATCTCAGCTTCAACGAGGGCGACGCCATCGCCGGCAATCTGCTGACCAACGACATTCCTGGCGACAATGGCCATCTTTTCCTGCGTCAGTTCGCCAACACCAGCGTAAACGGCGACCCGACCGCAACAACGAACATTGCCGGCACCTATGGGACCTTCCATGTCAAGGCGGACGGCTCGTTTACCTATGACCTAGCTTCGGATATCGCTCCAGGCGACCATATCACCGAAACAATCCAGTACTACAAGATCTCCGACGGTGAAGGCCATACGGATGTCGGCATTCTAACGCTCAACATCACGGGCACGGACGTCGTCTCCGGCGCAACCGTCTGA
- a CDS encoding type I secretion system permease/ATPase, which yields MFQSSAADVNEPSKALRKCKGGLIFIGIASALINILYLTSSFFMLEVYDRVIPSKSIPTLAALAILALTLYVFQGAFEVLRSRMLVRVAGALDEMVNGRVFRALIKAPLKVKIGGDGLQPLRDFDQIRTFLSGMGPTAMFDLPWLPFYLVICFLFHPAIGYIAIGGSLVLAILTFLTNQGTRTLSKRQSEAANMRNGFAQSSIRNSEVIHAMGMAGTMAEIWDRKNGEYRNITRQASDVGNGYATLSKIFRIALQSGTLATGAILVIQGQASSGIIIAGSILTSRALAPVEAAIGNWRGFVSAQQSWARLANLLKTIPEIQAPLALAAPSKQVTVEGVASGPPAGQRLVISDISFGLKAGSALGVIGYSASGKSSLARAMMGIWPTVRGSIRLDGAALDQWDGDALGRHIGYLPQDVELFSGTVAQNICRFAKEMSPEAVVTAARAARVHDLILRLPNGYETEIGEGGAALSAGQRQRIALARALYGEPFLVVLDEPNSNLDEEGERALSAAIMSVRARGGIVVVIAHRSGVLAVCDFVLMMQEGRMIAFGPKEEVLARVSRTEAARTPIAERVAQLKVVVDGNAAE from the coding sequence GTGTTTCAAAGTTCAGCAGCTGATGTCAATGAACCGTCCAAAGCCTTGCGGAAATGCAAAGGAGGACTGATCTTCATTGGTATAGCTAGCGCGCTTATCAACATACTTTATCTGACAAGTTCATTTTTCATGCTTGAGGTGTATGATCGGGTCATTCCCAGCAAAAGCATACCGACGCTGGCCGCCTTGGCAATACTTGCGTTGACTCTTTATGTTTTCCAGGGCGCGTTCGAAGTTCTCAGGAGCAGAATGCTCGTTCGCGTTGCCGGTGCGCTTGACGAGATGGTGAATGGGCGGGTGTTTCGGGCGTTGATCAAAGCGCCGCTGAAGGTCAAGATCGGCGGAGACGGGCTTCAGCCGCTGCGGGATTTCGATCAGATAAGAACGTTCTTGTCCGGCATGGGCCCGACGGCAATGTTCGATCTGCCCTGGCTTCCTTTCTATCTCGTTATCTGTTTCCTGTTTCATCCAGCAATTGGATATATCGCGATCGGCGGATCGCTCGTTCTCGCCATTCTGACGTTCCTGACCAACCAGGGGACGCGCACGCTCTCCAAGCGGCAATCGGAAGCCGCCAACATGCGCAACGGATTTGCGCAGAGCTCGATCCGCAATTCCGAGGTCATTCATGCCATGGGCATGGCAGGCACCATGGCCGAGATCTGGGACCGCAAGAACGGCGAATACCGGAACATCACCCGGCAGGCATCGGATGTCGGCAACGGATATGCGACGCTGTCGAAGATTTTCCGCATCGCCCTGCAATCGGGAACGCTGGCAACAGGCGCGATCCTGGTCATTCAGGGTCAAGCCTCTTCGGGTATTATCATCGCCGGTTCCATCCTGACGTCCCGCGCTCTGGCGCCTGTGGAGGCGGCGATCGGAAATTGGCGCGGTTTCGTTTCCGCCCAGCAGAGCTGGGCGCGGCTTGCGAACCTGCTGAAGACAATTCCGGAGATCCAAGCCCCTCTCGCGCTGGCTGCACCTTCCAAGCAGGTCACGGTTGAAGGTGTCGCCAGCGGACCGCCGGCCGGCCAGCGGCTGGTCATTTCCGATATCAGCTTCGGCCTGAAAGCCGGGAGCGCTCTCGGGGTCATCGGCTACAGCGCCTCTGGCAAATCGTCGCTGGCGCGGGCGATGATGGGCATCTGGCCGACGGTCAGAGGATCCATTCGTCTGGATGGCGCGGCGCTTGACCAGTGGGACGGCGACGCACTCGGCCGGCATATCGGTTATCTTCCGCAGGATGTCGAGCTCTTCTCCGGCACCGTCGCGCAGAATATCTGCCGCTTCGCTAAAGAGATGTCGCCGGAAGCGGTGGTTACCGCGGCGAGGGCGGCGCGCGTTCACGACCTCATTCTGCGTCTGCCGAACGGTTACGAGACCGAAATCGGCGAAGGCGGCGCTGCGCTTTCTGCGGGCCAGAGACAGCGTATCGCGCTTGCGAGAGCGCTCTACGGCGAACCATTCCTCGTCGTGCTCGATGAACCGAATTCCAATCTGGATGAGGAAGGCGAGCGGGCGCTGAGTGCTGCGATCATGAGCGTGCGTGCACGTGGCGGCATCGTCGTTGTCATCGCGCATCGCTCCGGCGTTCTGGCAGTGTGCGACTTCGTGCTGATGATGCAGGAGGGCAGGATGATCGCATTCGGTCCTAAGGAAGAAGTTCTGGCGCGGGTCAGCCGGACCGAGGCAGCACGAACCCCGATTGCCGAGCGCGTGGCTCAGCTTAAGGTCGTGGTCGACGGCAATGCGGCGGAATAG